The Methanomassiliicoccales archaeon genome window below encodes:
- a CDS encoding iron-containing alcohol dehydrogenase, with protein IHAVENCNSSIEDAANSVVNAVRELSADVGIPHHLNHLEISQDEFEILVNDALKNSCLPANPRKVGKSDLSRIYSTVLRVG; from the coding sequence ATACACGCTGTTGAGAACTGTAACTCTTCTATCGAAGATGCTGCGAATAGCGTTGTCAACGCAGTCAGGGAATTGTCAGCTGATGTCGGTATCCCTCATCATCTCAATCATTTAGAAATCAGCCAGGACGAATTTGAGATACTCGTCAATGACGCATTGAAGAACAGCTGCCTTCCTGCAAATCCGAGGAAAGTTGGAAAGAGCGATCTCAGCAGAATTTATAGCACGGTCTTGCGAGTTGGATGA